A segment of the Devriesea agamarum genome:
GCTGGTTCGCGCCTTGGAAGAGGCCGACTTGATTGCCGCGGAAGATACCCGCAGGTTGCATCGGCTCGCGCGGGATCTGGGGCTTACGCTCTCGGCCCGGGTGATATCGCATCACGAACACAATGAAGATGCGCGGACAATGGACCTGCTGTCTGCTCTTGAGGCTGGTCAACGGGTGGTGATCGTAACCGACGCCGGAATGCCGGTGATCTCAGACCCGGGTTATCGGGCCGTGTGTATGGCGCATGAGGCCGGGATTCGCGTCCGGGTGCTGCCGGGACCATCAGCGGTGCTGACCGCCCTGGCGATGTCGGGGCTGGCTCCGGATCGGTTTGCCTTTGAAGGTTTTCTGCCGCGTAAACCGAGTAAACGCGAAGAGGCGCTCAAGGCGTTGCGGGATGAACGGCGGACCCTTGTATTTTTCGAGTCACCCCGCCGGACCGCCGACACTGTGCAGGCGATGCGCGATATTTTCGGGCCCGAACGCCAGGCGGCGCTGACTCGTGAGCTCACCAAAACTCATGAGGAGGTTGTGCGCGGAACTCTCGCTGAGCTCGTGGAGCACACCAGTCATACCGAAGTGTTGGGGGAGGTGGTTCTGGTGGTTGCAGGCGCGGCGACGGTAGCCGTGAGCATCGAAGATCTTGTGCAGGACGTGCGCGACCTGCGCGATCAGGGAATGCGCTTGAAGGACGCCGCTAAACAGGTGGCTGCCGCTCATCGGGGAGTGGGGGCACGGGATCTCTACGATGCTGCCCGCGACTGACGGGTGATAGGGCCGCGTCCAGCGCACCTGTAACTTGGCACATCTGTGACCCTGTGCGATGAAAGTGCCGCTGAATGTAAAGCGCCCCGGCAACATGCCGGGGCGCTTTACATTCTGACGATCTGGGCTCATCCGAGATGATCGAGGAGCCCTCGCCGATGCCGCTACGGGCGGCGATAGCTTCAGTCGACGGAGATGAGTCCGCGCTGGTAGGCCTTTGCGAGCCGACGCGGCACGTTCACGGTACGACCGCGCACGGTCACCGGCACCAAGTCGGCCGGCGTGGCCTTCCAGTTAGCGCGGCGCTGACGCGTGCGGGCCCGGGACATCTTAAACTTGGGCACTGCCATGAGAACGCTCCTTGCTCGGATAAGTACGACGTATGCGCGGCGCATCGACGCCGGTTATGCATTCGGTGGACATCAGGTTGTTTTCGGTAACAAACACTGTTCACACCAACGAACCCGCGGACGGGCGCGCAACGAGAATCTATTCAACCACACGCGAGGTCCCGTCGGGGGTGCTCATTGTCTCCCCGTGGGGTGATATTGCCCACCGACAGGTGCGGGGCAACCTCACGCTGCCAACGCCCATCTCAGATGCTTACCCCTCAAAGGACTCAGATGCTGACCTCTCAAAGGAGACGGGCAAGCACTCTACGATAGAGGATATGAATGCTGACAGTGGGACAGGGGCGCCGCCGCGCAAGCGCGACGAGGTGGATACTAGACGCCGCAGCCGAGATCGTTCCTGGCCGGATCTGCCGGATGGTTTGCCCTCGCCGGTGGTGGACAACCACTGCCACCTCGACTTTTCAGACGGTGAGCACGCGCTAGACGTCGAGGAACAGATCCATCGCGCAGCCGAGGTGGGAGTAGAACGAATCATCACCATCGGATGTGAGCTGGATTCGGCGAGGTGGACGGCTGAGCTGCTCGCCCGGGAACCGAGGCTGTCGGGTGGGGTCGCTATCCACCCAAATGATGCAGTGTTGCACGTGCGGGGTACGGATCGGCACGGCCGCGAAGCGGTCAGCCTCGACGAGGCCATCGCCGAGATCGCAGGCCTGCTGCGCGGACCCGGCATGGTGGTCGTCGGCGAAACAGGTTTGGACTGGTTCCGTACGTCGCGCCGCGATGAGGCTGCGAGGGCAGCCCAATTTGAGTCGTTCCGCGCTCATATCGCGCTCGCTAAAGAGCTGGATCTGCCTATGCAGATCCACGACCGGGATGCGCATCGTGACGTGCTGGACGTGCTGGCTTCAGACGGTGCTCCTGAGCTCACGGTGTTCCACTGCTTTTCCGGAGATGCGGAAATGGCTCGCGAATGCGTCGAGCACGGCTACTACCTCTCCTTCGCAGGGACGGTGACGTTTTCCAATGCCTCAGATCTGCGAGAGGCGCTGGCACTGACACCGCTCGACCGGGTTTTAGTGGAAACAGATGCTCCGTTCCTCACCCCGGTTCCCTATCGCGGACGCCCGAATGCCTCGTATCTCGTCCCGCTCACCATGCGCATGATTGCCGACGTGAAGGGCGTGGACTTAGAGACCGCATGCCGAGTGGTACGGGCCAACACCCGGGCGGTTTACGGTGTCTAAACACGATGGGCCTGACAACATCGGGTTAGAAGAGACCTCCGGTGAGAATCCGTTGAACCAAGGCCTGACGGGCTGCGGCATGAGCTCACGCTCAATCTTGCTTGGCCCCACTGACATTCGTGACCTTGCGGCACAGGCGGGTATCTATCCGACTAAGAAACTCGGTCAAAACTTCTTACTGGATGCCAACACCGTGCGCGGTATTGTGCGGCGCGCCGACCTGGTTCCGGGCCAGAGCGTGCTAGAGGTGGGGCCGGGGCTCGGATCCCTCACGCTGGGGTTGCTTGAGGCCGGTATGCAGGTAGGAGCTGTCGAACTCGACCGTGCACTCGCAGCGTTGCTGCCGAAAACCGTCGTCAGCCGGGGAATAGATCCAGACCGGCTTACGGTGGTGCACGAGGACGCACTGGCACTAACCCAGCTGCCAACCCCGGCGGCGGGAGACCAGCCGACCGCGCTCGTGGCTAATCTCCCATACAACGTCGCGGTTCCGATCCTGCTGACGCTTCTGGGGCGCTTTTCATCCCTACGAACCGCATTAGTCATGGTTCAGCTAGAGGTTGCGGATCGGTTGGTGGCCACTCCTGGGTCCCGCGTGTATGGGGCGCCCAGCGCGAAAACAGCCTGGTTCGGACGGGCCAGCAAAGTCGGGAGTATTTCTCGTCAGGTCTTTTGGCCCGTTCCCAACGTGGACTCGGCGCTGGTCAAAATCGTTCGCCACGATAACCCCGCCCCGATGACAACAATTGACCGTCAGCAGGTATTCGCCGTAATTGACGCGGCATTCTCTCAGCGACGCAAAACACTGCGCACTGCGCTCGCCAGCTGGGCCGGCTCCCCGCAAAACGCGGAACGAGCCGTGCGTGAAGCGGGCATTGACCCTGGTCGGCGCGGTGAGTCGCTGAGCGTGGCCGACTTTGCAGCAATAGCGCAGGCGCATTCCGGGTTATCGAGATCTATGGGTCACGCCGGTGGCTGAGCTGTCGGGTTTGCACTGGCAGGGTCAAAGGATGTTCTCTTAACCCATGACCCCACGCGCAGTCCGGGCGACCGCTCCCGGCAAAATTAACCTGTCCCTGGCCGTGGGGCGCTGTGACGAACGCGGGTACCACCCCCTGGCGACCGTTTTCCACGCGGTCGGTCTGCTTGAGACCGTCACCGCGTCCCGGTCTACGGGGACTGAGCTCAGCCTGGCTATCGAAGGAGAAGGCACCTCAGACTTGCCCGCGGATTCGACGAATCTTGCGCTGAGAGCGGCGGAAGCACTGCGCTCGCACACCGGGTTCAACGGGGGCGCACACCTGCACGTGCATAAAACGGTTCCGGTGGCCGGAGGTATGGGTGGCGGATCAGCGGATGCAGCGGCGACCTTGGTCGCCTTGAATGAACTGTGGGAGCTTGGCCTCGGGCGTGACGATCTCACCGACATTGCTGCCACCCTAGGCGCCGATGTTCCTTTTTCCCTGCGTGGGCACACTGCTCTGGGTACCCGGTACGGCGATGTTCTCTCCCCGGTGATGACGCGGGGGAGCTGGCACTGGGTGCTCGCGCTGCCCGGCGGAGGTTTATCCACCCCGACTGTCTATCGCGCTTTTGACGACTTAATGGGCCGTGCGGGGGAGCAAGCTCCCGAAAGTCCAGTTACCGATGCCCGGGTGCTAACCGCGCTGCTGGCGGGGAATCCTGCCGAGCTCGGCCCCGTGCTCAGTAACGATTTACAGCCTGCCGCCTTTAGCCTTGCTCCCGACGTGGAGCGGGTGGTGGATGCGGCTAAGCGCGCCGGAGCCCTGGGGGTGGTGGTGTCGGGATCAGGTCCAACCGTGGCCGCTTTGGTGGCTGATGCTCATCACGCTCTCGATGTTGAGATTGCCCTGCTCGCCTCCGGCTATGTCCGCACCTGTCACCGAGTCGTCGGCAATGTGCCTGGGGCGCGTCTCATCTAAGACGGAGCAGACCTGAGCAGCCCTGACCAGTCCCGAGCGCACCAGAGTAGTTGGGAATCCACCAGCCCAGATTCGGGACAGAGCCGGGTTAAGGGTTACGTACGTACTCGCTGCGAAGGATGCCCATCAGGATTTCGTCCCAGTAGCGTCCGGCCCGGAAAGTCGCTGCACGGCGCCGGCCTTCGATCACAAATCCAACCTTCTCGTAGGTACGTTGCGCGCGAGTATTAAATTCCCAGACCCCGAGCTCGACTTTGTTTAGGCCGAGTTCTTCAAATGCGAACCGGAGGAACACTTTCACCGCATCGGTTCCGAAGCCGTTGCCGACGTGCGGCCCGCCAATGATGATCGATAACGTCGCTGATCGGATCACCGGGTCGATACCCCGTACAGCAATATGACCGACTAGTGTTCCGTGCTCGATATTTTCTATGCAGAGGCCGACACTGTTTGAAATCTGGTTGCTGCTCCATGCGCGGAACATCTCGGCGGCGGATGAACTTGGAGCAGGAATGGTCTTGAGAGTTTGGAACACCATCCATGCGGGGTCGTTCCACCAGGCCTCAAGCGAGGGGAGATCATCCTCGCGCAGCGGACGCAAACGCACCTTCGTACCTTGAAAGATAGTGTTCGCGTAGGTGTTGAGGTGGTTGATGTCGATGTTGTTGGTGTCGTGATTGTTGTGGCTGAGCCTGTTGGCATCGCGATAGCCGGAACCGAGGTCGTCGTTCATCCGACTGCTCCCATCATTCGATTTGAGATGAGTATAGGCTTTTCGTGAGCCTTTGACCGGATGTCGAAGGGAGATCGCGATGGGAAGGGGCTGGTCATACCAGCAGCGGAGTCATCGTGGTACTCGTCGCGTTGGATGCGCTCTGTGGAACATCTGTTCGGTGTCGGATGTGGGCCCAGCCGGTCTTTGATCTTGACGGCGACATTGCGCGGGCGACACGTCTTTGGCGCGCTTATTCTCGCGTTTGTGGTGTGGGGCTGCTGTTTCTTATCCCGCCTGCCGGTGGCGTCGCTCACTGGCTGGCCTTTGGCGAGATCGTACTGATCGCAGTTGACGGGACAGTTCGTGCGGTCTTGCGCAAACACGCCACCAAAAATAATTCGCAGGACAAATCCTCCCGCGCTAAAGTTTCTGGCGGTAGACCCTGATGTGCTGGGGGATGCAGCGGTGTGAAATGCGGAAGCCGAATCCTTTGACGGCTGAGCTTTCACCTCGCCACCTGTGCACCGTTGTCAGATGTTGGCAGACGGCTCCAATGACATCGTGCCCATGTGCGGGACCCCAGTGACATCGTGCCAGAACCGACCTAGAGCTTGAGGTAGTCCAATGAGCGATCCTGGTTCATCGGTGGCCGTTGTCTGGCGGAACCGATCTCTCGTTCCTCTCGCGATGGCCACGGTTGCTGCGGGGCTTGCGTTCTATGTTCCAGTCAGCGCGTTATTTCTTGAGAGTCGCGGGCAATCCTTAACCGACATCTTTATTTTTGAAAGCATTCTTGTCGCGAGCATTATGCTCACCGAGATCCCCTCCGGTGTCATAGCAGACCGTCTAGACCGACGCTGGATGATTATCGCCGGCTTCGTGCTCAATGCGTCCGCGGAAATTATCTTCGCCACCGGCCACTCGTTCATGGGGTTCGCGATCTCGTTCTGTGTCAGCGGCGTAGGAATCGCGATGCTGACGGGTGTCCAAGACGCCTACATCTACGATTCGCTGGGAGAAGACGCTGACAAAACATCGGTCGGTGTATGGGGCCATTTGAGTTCGCTTGGACTCGTTGCCGGCGTTCTCGGATCTATCGTCGGAAGTATCCTGGCGTCCTTTGACATCGGGCTTCCGGCGATGGCTGCCGCTGTTGCCGCGGTTGTGGCAGCGTTAATCTCCGTGTTTCTTTCGGCGCAGCGGCCCAGACTAGAACCGGGGGAGCATGAGGAGACATCTATTCATGCGGTTCGCGAAGGTGTCCGCCTCCTGGTATCCACACCGATTCTGCTGTATATCGCGGTGGCATCGTCCGCAGCGTTCGTACTGTTTAACGCGGTGTATACGCTAAATCAGCCGCTGTTTTCAGCATCCGCTCTTCCCGTGATCGCCTGGGGTTTCATTGGTGGGGGAGCGCAGTTGGTAGCTGCCCTTTACAATCACCACGCCAACCGCGTTGAGAAAAGGTTGGGTCGGAAGTATGCGCTGTTGCTAGCGATGGGCTTCGGCTTTCTGGGTTTTGTTCTCATGGCAATACCAAACCAGGTGGTTGTTGTCGCCGGATTCATCCTCGTCGTCCTCGGGATGAACGCTCGGGGACCCATCACGATGGCAGTTGCAAATAGGGTCATCCCCATGAAGCGACGAGCCACCGTGCTGAACGTCGCCAGTTCACTGGGCAGCCTCATCGGAATCCTGGTTAACCCCCTAATCGGGTTCGGCGCAGACGCAAACCCGTCTTTCACCGTCATCGCTATCGGGACGATTTTGCTGGGATTGATGCTGACGTGGATTCCCGTTGCCAATAAGTACCTCGATACTCCCCCCAAAGAGAACGACGCCGTCCAAGTTGAAACTCATTAGCCGTTATCTGCAAGAAAGCGCGACGACGCAGTAGAAGGCTTGGCGACGCAGCAGAACGCGTGACGACAGGGTAGAACGTATGACGACGCGGCGATGACTACGAAAACCAACCGGATAACCGAGTTACTGTCAGGCGGCGCAGCCCTGGCTAATCAGTTTGGAATACTCGTCGGAATACTCGAGCCGGCTCTCCTCACGCTAACCGAACTCGCGCTTGAGCCGAATTAGATCTGGGCCAGGTCGTATTTGAGGAGCTTGCATCCGGCATGCCGCGAGTGCTGTGCATGTAAATCAATGGCCCGAGCGCCCCATCTCGTGGAACGATGGCGCTCGTGGAACAGCATTTCATGGTCGCGCCGGCAGTGAGTCCTCAAGGGGATGCACGAGTTCGAGGTATAAGGCATTTGACTCTTAAGACATACTCGGGCTCGGCCGGCTGCTCCCGCGAGCAGATGATCGCAGGTCGTTTTGGCAGCGTGGTGCTGCCATGATGGATGTGGACCCTCAAAGGCGCAGGTCAACCGGGCCGCTCAGGAAGGCGATCTCCGCATCCCGTGGGCTTTTCGTTCTCTGCCTGTTCTTAGGTATCGCCAGATCGTTCCTTGAGAACTTCGGCCTGAATAGATTCCAGGTAGTACTCGACGACGTGTCGAGGGGGAAAATCAGCCTAATCTCAGTGGGAGTTTACGGCGCTCTTCTCGTGAGCGCCTGCATCGTGGCCTATGTCGATGAGATTCCAAAGACAAAACTTAGACAAAGCGTCTATTATCATTTCAAACTAGAGTCTATGAAAAAGGCGACGGTAGTCGACTTTTCCTCCACCCGTCGGCTCGGAACAGGCGCCCTACTTCAACGGATTGAAGCTGGCGCGAATGCGGGACGCGCAATGGCGTGCGATTTTTGGCTTAGATCTCTACGGGAAATTCTGCCGGACATCATGATCGGCTTCGTATTTATCATGCTGATGAATGCCAAGATCGCCTTCGCGGTTATCTGCGGGTATATTGTGCTTTTCTTGATAACCAATGTGGTTCTCCGACGTCTGTATGCACTCAAGCGCGATTCTGTTGTGGATGACGAACGCATTAACCGAGGAATTAGCCGCGTAATCATGGAGCTGATCTCTGTTCGGATTCTTGGTCTTGGACCAAAGGAGCTTGCGAACGCACGCAAGCTGAGCGTGGATAATACCCGCAGAAGCGCTAGCGTGGTCGCAACCCACGAGTTCTTTTTCTCTTTCTTCGCATTACTTATGATCGTGGTGAAGATCGGAATCATCGTTCTGTTCGCGTTGGGAAGCATCAGCCTGAGCGTTGGTGGACTGGTAGCACTTTTGCTGTATCTAGACCGCACATATAACCCAATTGCGATTTTGAACGTCATATACGTCCAATACAAGTTGGATCGGGTGTCATTATCGCGACTGGATGAGTTCTTGAGGCTGCCGGATGATCCGGGACTGGTTGGTCACGGGGTGCGCTGTGGTTCCCCCGAGGCTATCTGTCTGCGTGGGGTTGGGATGAGGATCGACGGCACTACGGTTTTAGAGCCCATAGACGTCAGGCTGATGCTCGGGAACAGCTTGGGGATTGCAGGACCAAGCGGTGCGGGCAAATCTACTCTGCTTCGGATGATCCTCGGTTTAATTCGTCCGACGAACGGCGAGGTCCACATCAACGGTATCTCTACACGCGATATCGAATTAACCGAGTTCTATCAGCACGTCTCC
Coding sequences within it:
- the rsmI gene encoding 16S rRNA (cytidine(1402)-2'-O)-methyltransferase, coding for MPSTDQPSSPSPPELDASAGSSTVFGTVRALAPDQTADACAPTGSGLTPVLHAGELTLAATPIGNPLDASMRLVRALEEADLIAAEDTRRLHRLARDLGLTLSARVISHHEHNEDARTMDLLSALEAGQRVVIVTDAGMPVISDPGYRAVCMAHEAGIRVRVLPGPSAVLTALAMSGLAPDRFAFEGFLPRKPSKREEALKALRDERRTLVFFESPRRTADTVQAMRDIFGPERQAALTRELTKTHEEVVRGTLAELVEHTSHTEVLGEVVLVVAGAATVAVSIEDLVQDVRDLRDQGMRLKDAAKQVAAAHRGVGARDLYDAARD
- the rpmF gene encoding 50S ribosomal protein L32 is translated as MAVPKFKMSRARTRQRRANWKATPADLVPVTVRGRTVNVPRRLAKAYQRGLISVD
- a CDS encoding TatD family hydrolase, whose protein sequence is MNADSGTGAPPRKRDEVDTRRRSRDRSWPDLPDGLPSPVVDNHCHLDFSDGEHALDVEEQIHRAAEVGVERIITIGCELDSARWTAELLAREPRLSGGVAIHPNDAVLHVRGTDRHGREAVSLDEAIAEIAGLLRGPGMVVVGETGLDWFRTSRRDEAARAAQFESFRAHIALAKELDLPMQIHDRDAHRDVLDVLASDGAPELTVFHCFSGDAEMARECVEHGYYLSFAGTVTFSNASDLREALALTPLDRVLVETDAPFLTPVPYRGRPNASYLVPLTMRMIADVKGVDLETACRVVRANTRAVYGV
- the rsmA gene encoding 16S rRNA (adenine(1518)-N(6)/adenine(1519)-N(6))-dimethyltransferase RsmA; the protein is MSSRSILLGPTDIRDLAAQAGIYPTKKLGQNFLLDANTVRGIVRRADLVPGQSVLEVGPGLGSLTLGLLEAGMQVGAVELDRALAALLPKTVVSRGIDPDRLTVVHEDALALTQLPTPAAGDQPTALVANLPYNVAVPILLTLLGRFSSLRTALVMVQLEVADRLVATPGSRVYGAPSAKTAWFGRASKVGSISRQVFWPVPNVDSALVKIVRHDNPAPMTTIDRQQVFAVIDAAFSQRRKTLRTALASWAGSPQNAERAVREAGIDPGRRGESLSVADFAAIAQAHSGLSRSMGHAGG
- a CDS encoding 4-(cytidine 5'-diphospho)-2-C-methyl-D-erythritol kinase; its protein translation is MTPRAVRATAPGKINLSLAVGRCDERGYHPLATVFHAVGLLETVTASRSTGTELSLAIEGEGTSDLPADSTNLALRAAEALRSHTGFNGGAHLHVHKTVPVAGGMGGGSADAAATLVALNELWELGLGRDDLTDIAATLGADVPFSLRGHTALGTRYGDVLSPVMTRGSWHWVLALPGGGLSTPTVYRAFDDLMGRAGEQAPESPVTDARVLTALLAGNPAELGPVLSNDLQPAAFSLAPDVERVVDAAKRAGALGVVVSGSGPTVAALVADAHHALDVEIALLASGYVRTCHRVVGNVPGARLI
- a CDS encoding GNAT family N-acetyltransferase translates to MNDDLGSGYRDANRLSHNNHDTNNIDINHLNTYANTIFQGTKVRLRPLREDDLPSLEAWWNDPAWMVFQTLKTIPAPSSSAAEMFRAWSSNQISNSVGLCIENIEHGTLVGHIAVRGIDPVIRSATLSIIIGGPHVGNGFGTDAVKVFLRFAFEELGLNKVELGVWEFNTRAQRTYEKVGFVIEGRRRAATFRAGRYWDEILMGILRSEYVRNP
- a CDS encoding MFS transporter; translated protein: MSDPGSSVAVVWRNRSLVPLAMATVAAGLAFYVPVSALFLESRGQSLTDIFIFESILVASIMLTEIPSGVIADRLDRRWMIIAGFVLNASAEIIFATGHSFMGFAISFCVSGVGIAMLTGVQDAYIYDSLGEDADKTSVGVWGHLSSLGLVAGVLGSIVGSILASFDIGLPAMAAAVAAVVAALISVFLSAQRPRLEPGEHEETSIHAVREGVRLLVSTPILLYIAVASSAAFVLFNAVYTLNQPLFSASALPVIAWGFIGGGAQLVAALYNHHANRVEKRLGRKYALLLAMGFGFLGFVLMAIPNQVVVVAGFILVVLGMNARGPITMAVANRVIPMKRRATVLNVASSLGSLIGILVNPLIGFGADANPSFTVIAIGTILLGLMLTWIPVANKYLDTPPKENDAVQVETH
- a CDS encoding ABC transporter ATP-binding protein gives rise to the protein MMDVDPQRRRSTGPLRKAISASRGLFVLCLFLGIARSFLENFGLNRFQVVLDDVSRGKISLISVGVYGALLVSACIVAYVDEIPKTKLRQSVYYHFKLESMKKATVVDFSSTRRLGTGALLQRIEAGANAGRAMACDFWLRSLREILPDIMIGFVFIMLMNAKIAFAVICGYIVLFLITNVVLRRLYALKRDSVVDDERINRGISRVIMELISVRILGLGPKELANARKLSVDNTRRSASVVATHEFFFSFFALLMIVVKIGIIVLFALGSISLSVGGLVALLLYLDRTYNPIAILNVIYVQYKLDRVSLSRLDEFLRLPDDPGLVGHGVRCGSPEAICLRGVGMRIDGTTVLEPIDVRLMLGNSLGIAGPSGAGKSTLLRMILGLIRPTNGEVHINGISTRDIELTEFYQHVSYVSQDPPVFDGTIRENLLLKDDTDDTRVLEILKALGLGNFMDARGGNLDSEVGERGTLVSGGERQRLAVARILLDPKPLIILDEATSAMDSLTEEAVISAVREAAQESMLVIVSHKLKTLSLADEILVLESGRVTGRGCFEELVSAPGVFGKLWEKQ